In the genome of Halobacterium noricense, one region contains:
- a CDS encoding DUF2267 domain-containing protein, with the protein MTGFLDIVAERADVSTPEAEDTAEAVLKTLSEGISHGEAADLAAPLPEPYARVLRETERGRAEPPAFEEFVSRVGDRLDVSEHEAKARSQAAVAALSETVGVEEVEDARAQLPPEYEVVFEPGEALGSESFVEAVADHGDLSRAHARRASEVVLATLGERLSKGEAEDVAEYLPEDAAEWLVPDEPARALDYDFDELVAEVANQENVTRELAIEHAEAVTDVLADAVGEEELDRMQAQLPETYDPMFA; encoded by the coding sequence ATGACTGGGTTCCTCGATATCGTCGCCGAGCGAGCGGATGTATCGACACCGGAAGCCGAAGACACCGCGGAAGCCGTCCTGAAGACGCTCTCAGAGGGTATCTCGCACGGCGAGGCGGCGGACCTCGCGGCGCCGCTGCCCGAGCCGTACGCGCGCGTGCTCCGGGAGACCGAACGCGGCCGCGCGGAACCACCGGCGTTCGAGGAGTTCGTCTCGCGTGTGGGCGACCGCCTCGACGTCTCCGAGCACGAGGCCAAAGCGCGCTCGCAGGCGGCTGTCGCGGCGCTCTCCGAGACGGTCGGGGTTGAGGAAGTGGAGGACGCGCGCGCCCAGCTCCCACCTGAGTACGAGGTGGTGTTCGAGCCTGGGGAGGCGCTGGGCAGCGAGTCGTTCGTGGAGGCCGTCGCCGACCACGGCGACCTCTCACGAGCGCACGCCCGGCGCGCGAGCGAGGTCGTCCTCGCCACGCTCGGGGAACGCCTCTCGAAGGGCGAAGCCGAGGACGTTGCCGAGTACCTCCCGGAGGACGCCGCGGAGTGGCTGGTGCCCGACGAGCCGGCACGCGCGCTCGACTACGATTTCGACGAACTCGTCGCCGAGGTCGCCAACCAGGAGAACGTCACGCGCGAACTCGCCATCGAGCACGCGGAAGCGGTCACTGACGTGCTCGCGGACGCCGTCGGCGAGGAAGAACTCGACCGGATGCAGGCCCAGCTTCCCGAGACCTACGACCCGATGTTCGCGTAA
- the dph5 gene encoding diphthine synthase, with translation MLTFVGLGLYDERSVTVAGADAIAASDRAFAEFYTSKLVGADVADLEAYHNTDIEVRDRAGVEQDPEPILSAAESGDCVFLTAGDTMISTTHVDLRLRAEKRGIDTRVIHAPTAESAASSLTGLQNYRFGKATTLPFEWAHGADGVPSSVVDTIEANRERGLHTLCYLDIKVDHPRVEGDEYMTASHAAGLLADNWNPDALGVVVARAGAPDATVRADRLGALAEMDFGEPLHLLVIPGDLHHVETDALAGLADAPDAVLDEYRE, from the coding sequence ATGCTCACGTTCGTCGGGCTCGGCCTCTACGACGAGCGCTCGGTCACGGTCGCTGGCGCCGACGCCATCGCGGCTTCCGACCGCGCGTTCGCGGAGTTCTACACCAGCAAACTCGTCGGCGCGGACGTCGCTGACCTCGAAGCCTACCACAACACCGACATCGAGGTGCGGGACCGCGCGGGCGTCGAACAGGACCCCGAGCCGATTCTTTCGGCCGCCGAATCCGGCGATTGTGTCTTCCTCACGGCCGGGGACACGATGATTTCCACAACGCACGTCGACCTCCGGCTGCGCGCCGAGAAGCGCGGCATCGACACGCGCGTGATTCACGCCCCCACCGCGGAGTCCGCAGCGTCGAGTCTCACGGGCCTCCAGAACTACCGCTTCGGGAAGGCGACCACGCTTCCCTTCGAGTGGGCGCACGGCGCCGACGGCGTACCGAGTTCGGTCGTCGACACCATCGAGGCGAACCGCGAGCGCGGCCTCCACACGCTCTGTTATCTGGACATCAAGGTCGACCACCCGCGCGTCGAGGGCGACGAGTACATGACAGCGAGCCACGCCGCAGGCCTGCTCGCAGACAACTGGAATCCGGACGCGCTCGGCGTCGTCGTCGCCCGCGCCGGCGCCCCCGACGCAACCGTGCGCGCTGACCGCCTCGGCGCGCTCGCTGAGATGGACTTCGGCGAGCCCCTGCACCTGCTCGTGATTCCGGGCGACCTCCACCACGTCGAGACGGACGCGCTCGCTGGGCTCGCGGACGCGCCCGACGCCGTCCTCGACGAGTACCGAGAGTGA
- a CDS encoding class I SAM-dependent methyltransferase, with product MSVPCVRVSTDEGEATRRRLAEEDLLVDEYAITASDGDLYIPVSDPDAVPEDLTVVEFDAPERETPTTPAELLGFEPTYERLGDVVILDEDSPERAREIAEAVMESDVRAKTVVNRASKVKGTERVRDWDVVAGDDTETVHTEYGCEFELDLATVYFSPRLATERHRVVEQVEAGEHAFDMFAGVGPYAVPMAKEGAEVVATDINEDAIEYLRRNAERNDVSERVTAIAGDVRETADEYENWADRIVMNLPHTADEFLDTAVALAGDDCVIHFYDFQHEDDRFGPCEAAIREAAEPEYDVTIETERTVRSYAPHEFNVVVDARLTRR from the coding sequence ATGTCAGTGCCGTGCGTCCGCGTCTCCACGGACGAGGGCGAAGCCACGCGCCGCCGGCTCGCCGAGGAAGACCTCCTCGTCGACGAGTACGCCATCACGGCCAGCGACGGCGACCTCTACATCCCCGTCAGCGACCCAGACGCAGTTCCAGAGGATCTCACGGTCGTGGAGTTCGACGCGCCCGAGCGCGAGACGCCGACGACGCCCGCCGAACTGCTCGGCTTCGAACCGACGTACGAGCGACTGGGCGACGTCGTCATCCTTGACGAGGATTCACCCGAACGCGCCCGCGAAATCGCCGAGGCGGTGATGGAGTCGGACGTCCGCGCGAAAACAGTCGTCAACCGCGCGTCCAAGGTGAAGGGCACCGAGCGCGTCCGCGACTGGGACGTCGTCGCCGGGGACGACACCGAGACGGTGCACACGGAGTACGGCTGCGAGTTCGAACTCGACCTCGCGACGGTGTACTTCTCGCCACGGCTCGCGACCGAGCGCCACCGCGTCGTCGAACAAGTCGAGGCGGGCGAGCATGCCTTCGACATGTTCGCGGGTGTCGGCCCGTACGCCGTTCCGATGGCGAAGGAAGGCGCGGAGGTCGTCGCGACGGACATCAACGAGGACGCCATCGAGTATCTCCGACGGAACGCCGAGCGCAACGACGTGAGCGAGCGCGTGACGGCCATCGCGGGGGACGTGCGCGAGACCGCCGACGAGTACGAGAACTGGGCGGATCGCATCGTGATGAATCTCCCCCACACCGCCGACGAGTTCCTCGACACCGCCGTCGCGCTCGCTGGCGACGACTGCGTAATTCACTTCTACGACTTCCAGCACGAGGACGACCGCTTCGGGCCCTGTGAAGCCGCCATCCGCGAGGCCGCCGAGCCCGAGTACGACGTCACAATCGAGACTGAGCGCACCGTGCGGTCGTACGCGCCCCACGAGTTCAACGTCGTCGTGGACGCCCGACTGACGCGCCGGTGA
- a CDS encoding DUF4396 domain-containing protein codes for MSVASLLHSIEEALAPAREVVRPVVSDHRVLAAWAVLVAASVGVLWWDLRRNNEAIPSLMRAVWSLVVVYSGPAGLALYWYAGRTQISQDSLWRRGVRSTAHCYSGCGAGEVTGVVLLVGVLAIGNSLVTTLGTFAFAYTFGYALTVGPLLQDGETLTTALADALYTETPSITVMEVTAIGTDLLLAGGATIGEPLFWGALAFSLSVGFVAAFPVNVALLRVGVKEGMANPAELAGSGA; via the coding sequence ATGTCCGTCGCTAGTCTCCTGCACTCGATAGAGGAAGCGCTCGCGCCGGCTCGTGAGGTCGTTCGGCCGGTCGTCTCGGACCACCGCGTCCTCGCCGCGTGGGCGGTGCTAGTCGCGGCGTCGGTTGGCGTGCTGTGGTGGGACCTGCGGCGGAACAACGAGGCGATACCGTCGCTGATGCGGGCAGTTTGGTCGCTCGTCGTGGTGTACTCGGGTCCGGCAGGACTGGCGCTGTACTGGTACGCGGGTCGAACGCAGATATCCCAGGATTCGCTGTGGCGCCGAGGCGTGCGCTCGACTGCACACTGTTACTCGGGATGTGGTGCCGGCGAAGTGACGGGGGTCGTCCTGCTGGTCGGCGTGCTCGCCATCGGGAACTCACTCGTAACCACGCTCGGGACGTTCGCGTTCGCGTACACGTTCGGGTACGCGTTGACCGTCGGGCCACTGCTCCAGGATGGCGAGACGCTCACCACCGCGCTCGCCGACGCGTTATACACGGAGACACCCTCGATTACCGTGATGGAAGTCACCGCCATCGGCACGGACCTCCTGTTGGCGGGTGGCGCGACCATCGGCGAACCGCTGTTCTGGGGTGCGCTCGCGTTCTCGCTATCCGTCGGCTTCGTGGCGGCATTCCCGGTGAACGTGGCGCTCCTCCGCGTCGGTGTCAAGGAAGGCATGGCGAACCCCGCGGAGCTAGCCGGATCGGGCGCGTGA
- a CDS encoding MOSC domain-containing protein, which translates to MPRVDRLRVYPVKGLDGIDVEAADVTEGGTLADDRTYALFDSDGDVVNGKRTARVHDLDTDFDRDTHEFVVETPSGAVERFDLDDAPKRAEVWFSDFFDEDLTLERDDRLGYVDRREMGPSVVSTATLREVASWFDDLTVDSVRRRLRANVEIADVPAFWEDRFVGEDAPGFDAGGVRFEGVTPCGRCVVPTRDPDTGEGTPDFRETFVQRRQETFPDFADEAAFDHFYTLMLIADIPEPSRGQTLRVGDDVRED; encoded by the coding sequence ATGCCACGAGTCGACCGATTGCGCGTCTACCCCGTGAAGGGACTGGACGGCATCGACGTCGAAGCAGCCGATGTCACGGAGGGCGGCACACTCGCCGACGACCGCACGTACGCACTGTTCGACAGCGACGGCGACGTCGTCAACGGGAAGCGTACCGCGCGGGTACATGACCTCGACACGGACTTCGACCGCGACACCCACGAGTTCGTCGTCGAGACCCCTAGCGGAGCAGTCGAGCGATTCGACCTCGACGACGCCCCCAAGCGGGCCGAGGTGTGGTTCTCGGACTTCTTCGACGAGGACCTCACGCTCGAACGCGACGACCGTCTCGGCTACGTGGACCGCCGCGAGATGGGGCCGTCGGTCGTTAGCACCGCCACACTGCGGGAAGTCGCGTCGTGGTTCGACGACCTCACCGTCGACAGCGTGCGTCGGCGGCTCCGCGCGAACGTCGAAATTGCCGACGTCCCCGCGTTCTGGGAGGATCGCTTCGTCGGCGAGGACGCCCCCGGCTTCGACGCCGGCGGCGTGCGCTTCGAAGGGGTCACCCCCTGCGGCCGCTGTGTCGTTCCGACCCGCGACCCGGACACGGGGGAGGGCACGCCTGACTTCCGGGAGACCTTCGTCCAGCGGCGACAAGAGACGTTCCCCGACTTCGCCGACGAGGCCGCCTTCGACCACTTCTACACACTCATGCTCATCGCGGACATTCCCGAACCGAGTCGCGGGCAAACGCTGCGCGTCGGCGACGACGTACGGGAAGACTGA
- a CDS encoding short-chain fatty acid transporter, with product MGHRLAGVVERWMPSPFLFAILLSYVVFVVGIAVEGTGPGQMVGFWFDGFWAFLSFAMQMTLILMTGFVIAYHPRVNGVLQKLTEFPSSPGQAVVLVGVFSMAIAWVHWGFSLILGAIFAREMGKTALENDIDVHYPLLAVAGYMGLGLTWHWGLSGSAPLALATPGNDFIEAGVIDGVVPTTQTIFSSYALSLTVLSILFAAAMLYLLSPSPKRARPITDYVDESELTDSATEEHGESPEPTPDGGTVSPAERIDNSRLLGAIIALTGVAYVAYLFATDGLDALTLNVVNFGFLFAGLAIYQRPSLYRERFGEAAESAAGIILLFPFFAGIQGMMNASGLSETFAQTLLDVSTQATFPVVAWLVGSVVNLFVPSGGGEWIVLGPSIIAAAQDLGVPVGKATIAYAVGDAHTNLLNPFWALPLLAITGVKAREMFGYAVAMLLLLVPFLAVALYVLPY from the coding sequence ATGGGCCACCGGCTCGCCGGCGTCGTCGAGCGCTGGATGCCGAGCCCGTTCCTGTTCGCAATCCTGCTGAGCTACGTCGTCTTCGTCGTCGGCATCGCCGTCGAGGGAACCGGCCCCGGTCAGATGGTCGGCTTCTGGTTCGACGGCTTCTGGGCGTTCCTGAGCTTCGCGATGCAGATGACGCTCATCCTCATGACCGGGTTCGTCATCGCGTACCACCCGCGCGTGAACGGTGTGCTCCAGAAGCTCACGGAGTTCCCGTCTTCGCCCGGGCAGGCCGTCGTGCTCGTCGGCGTGTTCTCGATGGCCATCGCGTGGGTACACTGGGGCTTCAGCCTCATCCTCGGCGCCATCTTCGCCCGCGAGATGGGCAAGACTGCCCTCGAGAACGACATCGACGTCCACTACCCTCTGCTGGCGGTCGCGGGCTACATGGGCCTCGGGCTGACGTGGCACTGGGGGCTGTCCGGGTCGGCACCGCTCGCGCTCGCGACGCCCGGCAACGACTTCATCGAGGCCGGCGTCATCGACGGCGTCGTCCCGACCACGCAGACCATCTTCAGCTCGTACGCACTCTCGCTGACCGTCCTCTCCATTCTGTTCGCGGCGGCGATGCTCTACCTGCTGTCGCCGTCGCCGAAGCGCGCCCGCCCCATCACGGACTACGTTGACGAGAGCGAATTGACCGACTCGGCGACTGAAGAACACGGCGAGTCCCCGGAACCTACTCCCGACGGCGGGACGGTGAGCCCCGCCGAGCGTATCGACAACAGCCGACTTCTCGGCGCCATCATCGCACTGACCGGCGTCGCGTACGTCGCGTACCTGTTCGCGACCGACGGCCTCGACGCGCTCACGCTGAACGTCGTAAACTTCGGCTTCCTGTTCGCCGGTCTCGCCATCTACCAGCGCCCGTCGCTGTACCGCGAGCGGTTTGGGGAGGCCGCCGAGTCCGCGGCCGGCATCATCCTGCTGTTCCCGTTCTTCGCGGGCATCCAAGGCATGATGAACGCCTCCGGGCTCTCTGAGACGTTCGCGCAGACGCTGCTGGACGTCTCCACGCAGGCGACGTTCCCGGTCGTCGCGTGGCTCGTCGGCTCCGTCGTCAACCTCTTCGTTCCGTCCGGTGGCGGCGAGTGGATCGTCCTCGGCCCCTCGATTATCGCTGCGGCCCAGGACCTCGGCGTGCCTGTCGGGAAGGCCACTATCGCGTACGCCGTCGGTGACGCGCACACGAACCTCCTGAACCCGTTCTGGGCGCTCCCGCTGCTCGCCATCACGGGCGTCAAGGCCCGCGAGATGTTCGGGTACGCGGTCGCGATGCTGCTGTTGTTGGTTCCGTTCCTCGCCGTCGCGCTGTACGTGCTTCCCTACTGA
- a CDS encoding HTTM domain-containing protein translates to MTARLRAAVARRFGVDTRALAALRVSLAALVLVDLCLRARFLTAFYTDAGLLPRSLLFEQYGTISRLSIHAVSGAAWVQAVLFLVTALAALAMLAGYRTTLATVVTGVLLASLHYRNPLVLNSGDTLLRMLFLWGVFLPLGERWSVDALRDGETDSRRVASVATAGVLVQVVVVYSTNALLKLRGERWLAGDAIRYVLELDMFTVLLGDVLADFPALLVAFDRLWLAMLVASVLLLVLTGCLRAAFAGLFVAMHAGMLASMQLGLFPLVSIAALLPFLPGAVWDRIPGWQHVPGLRSLPASRYARRVEGALPLVALPAMPSTVVRWTRRVVPVVLVVLLAGMLVWNAASVGVVDATAAGPVTESPEPRWSMFAPVPASTDYWVVAPGQLASGGSVDAFHGEAVSWDEPPDVAGSYPSARWRKYVANLRGADPAVAGGFADYLCTRWNGGHDVEVTSVAVFVVEQQVRLDGPNPTERVELAAKNCSSQ, encoded by the coding sequence GTGACAGCACGTCTCCGCGCTGCCGTCGCGCGTCGGTTCGGCGTCGACACGCGCGCACTCGCCGCGCTCCGCGTGTCGCTGGCAGCGCTCGTGCTCGTCGACCTCTGCCTCCGTGCACGCTTCCTCACCGCGTTCTACACCGACGCGGGCTTGCTTCCGCGGTCGCTGTTGTTCGAGCAGTACGGCACCATCTCCCGGCTGTCGATACACGCCGTCTCCGGAGCGGCGTGGGTGCAAGCAGTGCTGTTCCTCGTGACCGCGCTCGCCGCGCTGGCGATGCTCGCGGGCTACCGGACGACGCTGGCGACAGTCGTCACCGGCGTCCTGCTGGCGTCGCTGCACTACCGCAACCCGCTCGTGTTGAACAGCGGGGACACCCTCCTCCGCATGCTGTTCCTCTGGGGCGTCTTCCTCCCGCTGGGCGAGCGCTGGTCCGTGGACGCGCTTCGCGACGGCGAGACTGACTCGCGCCGCGTGGCGAGCGTGGCGACCGCTGGCGTGCTCGTGCAGGTCGTCGTCGTGTACTCCACGAACGCGCTGCTGAAGCTCCGCGGGGAGCGCTGGCTCGCCGGCGACGCCATCCGCTACGTCCTTGAACTCGACATGTTCACCGTTCTGCTCGGGGACGTGCTCGCCGACTTCCCGGCGCTACTCGTCGCGTTCGACCGGCTCTGGCTCGCGATGCTGGTCGCGTCCGTCCTCTTGCTCGTGCTCACCGGGTGTCTGCGCGCGGCGTTCGCGGGGCTGTTCGTCGCGATGCACGCCGGCATGCTCGCGTCGATGCAACTTGGGCTGTTCCCGCTGGTCTCGATTGCCGCACTCCTCCCGTTCCTCCCGGGTGCCGTCTGGGACCGCATTCCCGGCTGGCAGCACGTGCCCGGCCTCCGTTCGCTTCCCGCCTCACGGTACGCGAGGCGCGTCGAGGGAGCGCTCCCACTCGTCGCGCTGCCAGCGATGCCGAGCACCGTAGTGCGCTGGACGCGCCGCGTCGTGCCGGTCGTGCTCGTCGTGTTGCTCGCCGGCATGCTCGTGTGGAACGCCGCGTCTGTCGGCGTGGTCGACGCCACCGCGGCCGGCCCCGTGACCGAGTCGCCCGAGCCGCGCTGGTCGATGTTCGCCCCAGTCCCCGCGAGCACAGACTACTGGGTCGTCGCGCCCGGGCAACTCGCCTCCGGGGGGAGCGTGGACGCGTTCCACGGCGAGGCGGTGTCGTGGGACGAACCGCCCGACGTCGCCGGGAGCTACCCGAGTGCGCGCTGGCGCAAGTACGTCGCCAATCTGCGCGGCGCGGACCCGGCGGTCGCCGGCGGGTTCGCCGACTATCTCTGTACACGGTGGAACGGCGGCCACGACGTCGAAGTCACGTCCGTGGCGGTGTTCGTCGTCGAACAGCAGGTGCGTCTCGACGGCCCGAACCCGACCGAGCGCGTCGAACTGGCGGCGAAAAATTGTTCGAGTCAGTAG
- a CDS encoding thermonuclease family protein gives MNRRALAALAVVALFASAGCVGPLAGDQQSAESRNATVIGVVDGDTVDVLFADGTEERVRLLGVDTPEVHADISAGEFEGVPDTEAGRSCLRSWGERASEYAIERLAGESVTVEFDAESDRRGGYDRLLAYVIVENESFNRALLANGYARLYDSDFTQRDDYAAVEQQARENGTGLWSCAS, from the coding sequence GTGAATCGACGCGCACTCGCTGCGCTCGCTGTGGTCGCACTCTTCGCCAGCGCTGGCTGCGTCGGCCCGCTCGCCGGTGACCAGCAGTCCGCGGAGAGCCGGAACGCCACGGTCATCGGCGTCGTGGACGGCGACACGGTGGATGTTTTGTTCGCGGACGGCACGGAGGAGCGCGTCCGCCTGCTCGGCGTTGACACGCCCGAAGTCCACGCGGACATCTCCGCCGGCGAGTTCGAGGGCGTCCCGGACACGGAAGCCGGCCGGTCGTGTCTGCGGTCGTGGGGCGAGCGCGCCAGCGAGTACGCCATCGAGCGGCTCGCCGGCGAATCCGTGACCGTCGAATTCGACGCGGAGAGCGACCGCCGCGGCGGCTACGACAGACTACTCGCGTACGTCATCGTAGAGAATGAGTCGTTCAACCGCGCGCTGCTCGCGAACGGCTACGCCCGGCTCTACGACAGCGACTTCACGCAACGCGACGACTACGCCGCCGTCGAACAGCAGGCGCGCGAAAACGGAACTGGCCTCTGGTCGTGCGCGAGCTAG
- a CDS encoding PGF-CTERM-anchored ABC transporter substrate-binding protein has product MHQAATVFGVVLLLLSAVAPAAGVADAPAGDAVTNASAQDLDCSFPVTKEDASGHNVTVVEEPERVVTLNPSAAQTMWELGASDKVVGVSQFAGFLDGAEDREVVTSGAPSSVDVEQVISLDPDLVLAPNTINNETVAQLRDANVTVYRFAAASSIEDIYRKTETIGQLAGECDSAESTVTEMRDRVETVEAAVEGEEKPSVFYDMGDRYTAGPNTFIGQIISRAGGHNIAADANATTAYPQLSAEFVVEQDPDFLVVSAQPSQLGNDSRSYIAEDSILRNTTAFEEGNIVVVNTNHISQPAPRVVEPMTQMAQAFHPEAYAEANTTTQEPTATETATATQTTTETTGTTIPGFGIPAAVVAALGAALLARRSS; this is encoded by the coding sequence ATGCATCAGGCTGCAACCGTATTTGGAGTGGTACTACTGCTGTTGTCCGCCGTTGCGCCAGCCGCTGGCGTTGCGGATGCGCCCGCTGGTGACGCCGTCACGAACGCCAGCGCACAGGACCTTGACTGCTCGTTCCCGGTCACTAAGGAGGACGCGAGCGGGCACAACGTCACTGTCGTGGAAGAGCCCGAGCGCGTCGTCACGCTCAACCCGAGCGCCGCCCAGACCATGTGGGAGCTCGGTGCCAGCGACAAAGTCGTCGGCGTCTCGCAGTTCGCCGGCTTCCTCGATGGCGCCGAAGACCGGGAAGTCGTGACCTCCGGCGCCCCTTCCTCCGTGGACGTCGAGCAGGTCATCAGCCTTGACCCCGACCTCGTGCTCGCGCCCAACACCATTAACAACGAGACGGTCGCCCAGCTCCGGGACGCCAACGTCACCGTCTATCGCTTCGCCGCGGCGTCCTCCATCGAGGACATCTACCGGAAGACCGAGACCATCGGCCAGCTCGCCGGCGAGTGCGACAGCGCCGAGTCCACTGTCACGGAGATGCGCGATCGCGTCGAGACCGTCGAAGCGGCCGTCGAGGGCGAGGAGAAGCCGAGCGTCTTCTACGATATGGGCGACCGCTACACCGCGGGCCCGAACACGTTCATCGGCCAGATTATCTCGCGGGCGGGCGGCCACAACATCGCTGCTGACGCGAACGCCACCACCGCGTACCCGCAACTCTCCGCGGAGTTCGTTGTCGAACAGGACCCCGACTTCCTCGTCGTGAGCGCGCAGCCCAGCCAACTCGGCAACGACAGCCGGTCGTACATCGCCGAGGACTCCATCCTCCGGAACACGACCGCCTTCGAGGAGGGCAACATCGTCGTGGTGAACACCAACCACATCAGCCAGCCTGCGCCCCGCGTCGTCGAACCGATGACGCAGATGGCGCAGGCGTTCCACCCCGAAGCGTACGCGGAAGCGAACACGACCACGCAGGAACCCACCGCAACTGAGACCGCGACCGCCACCCAGACGACGACCGAGACCACGGGCACGACCATCCCCGGCTTCGGCATCCCTGCCGCAGTCGTCGCCGCCCTCGGCGCGGCGCTGCTCGCGCGGCGTTCCTCCTAA
- the btuC gene encoding vitamin B12 ABC transporter permease BtuC encodes MRAYTRASAWTVGTFLALVAVMLTSATIGPVDIPLDRVALAALDAFAVPSAATFYVTSVAFPAVGDVPWLTVDLAYTSPLDFAVPDQQQLIVGEIRLPRIVLGAVVGAALAVAGTVMQGFFRNPMADPSIIGVSSGAAVGAVTAIAFPLLLPFGIQVSAFAGALVAAFGVYLLATDGGRTPVATLLLAGVAVQTFLGAITSYVIVHSGDSIREAMYWLMGHLHLANWADVELTLPIVAVGSVVLLAYARDLNVLLAGEEDAHTLGVEVERTKRVLLAVSSVVTAAAVSVAGVIGFVGLIVPHVMRLLVGPDHRILLPTSAFAGGAFLVAADTFARAGPAELPVGIVTAFVGAPFFLYLLRNREVHAL; translated from the coding sequence ATGCGCGCCTACACCCGGGCGAGCGCGTGGACCGTCGGCACGTTTCTCGCGCTCGTCGCCGTCATGCTCACCAGCGCCACCATCGGCCCGGTCGATATCCCCCTCGACCGAGTCGCGCTCGCGGCGCTGGACGCCTTCGCGGTCCCCTCCGCCGCCACGTTCTACGTCACCTCCGTCGCCTTTCCCGCCGTCGGCGACGTGCCGTGGCTCACCGTTGACCTCGCCTACACCTCGCCGCTGGACTTCGCCGTTCCCGACCAGCAGCAACTCATCGTCGGCGAAATTCGGCTACCCCGCATCGTCCTCGGAGCCGTCGTCGGGGCCGCACTCGCCGTCGCCGGCACAGTCATGCAGGGGTTCTTCCGAAACCCGATGGCCGACCCCTCCATCATCGGCGTCTCCTCGGGCGCGGCAGTCGGCGCCGTTACTGCCATCGCTTTCCCCCTCCTGCTCCCATTCGGCATCCAAGTGTCGGCGTTTGCGGGCGCGCTCGTCGCCGCATTCGGCGTCTACCTACTCGCCACCGACGGCGGCCGCACGCCCGTCGCAACCCTCCTGCTCGCTGGTGTGGCCGTACAGACGTTCCTGGGTGCCATCACCTCCTACGTCATCGTCCACTCCGGGGACAGCATCCGCGAGGCGATGTACTGGCTGATGGGTCACCTCCACCTCGCCAACTGGGCAGACGTCGAACTCACGCTCCCCATCGTCGCCGTCGGCAGTGTCGTCCTGCTGGCGTACGCCCGCGACCTGAACGTCCTGCTCGCCGGCGAGGAGGACGCGCACACGCTCGGTGTCGAAGTCGAGCGCACCAAGCGCGTGCTGCTCGCGGTGTCCAGCGTCGTCACCGCGGCCGCCGTCTCCGTCGCTGGCGTCATCGGGTTCGTCGGGCTCATCGTCCCCCACGTGATGCGCCTGCTCGTCGGCCCCGACCACCGCATCCTGCTGCCCACGTCGGCATTCGCCGGGGGCGCGTTCCTCGTCGCCGCGGACACGTTCGCGCGTGCTGGCCCCGCCGAACTCCCGGTGGGCATCGTGACGGCGTTCGTCGGCGCGCCGTTCTTCCTCTACTTGCTCCGGAATCGGGAGGTGCACGCGCTGTGA